Proteins encoded within one genomic window of Oncorhynchus keta strain PuntledgeMale-10-30-2019 chromosome 12, Oket_V2, whole genome shotgun sequence:
- the LOC118391203 gene encoding glucose-6-phosphate exchanger SLC37A4-like: MAATGYGYYRMVIFFSMFTGYSLYYFNRKTFSFVMPSVMEEIKLDKDDLGLITSSQTMAYAISKFISGVLSDQISARWLFSIGLLVVGGINVIFSWSSTVTVFSALWFVNGLGQGLGWPPCGKVLRKWFEPSQFGTWWAVLSCSMNLAGGLGPLLAMVLLQYYDWRTILSMSGIICASFSVICLVFIKNEPKDVGLPSIEASAKKGVANCDSTLSEFLLSPYLWVLSLGYLVVFGVKTACTDWGQLYLIQDKGQTVLIGSSYMSALEVGGLVGSLAAGFLSDRAVARQGLGTHGNPRHVLLLSMMAGMFLSLYLFRVTITAEALKEAPVWVVALHPLSVLIGLSEKEIWILSLGAMFGFSSYGPIALFGVIANESAPANYCGSSHAIVALMANVGAFFAGLPFSTIAKYYSWDMAFWVAEVTIAVTTVIFFLFRNIRTKMGHIPQKMD, encoded by the exons ATGGCGGCCACTGGTTATGGATACTATCGTATGGTTATCTTCTTCTCCATGTTTACTGGCTACTCCCTGTACTACTTCAACAGGAAGACCTTCTCTTTTGTCATGCCCTCTGTGATGGAGGAGATTAAACTGGACAAGGATGACTTGG GCCTGATCACCAGTAGTCAGACCATGGCCTATGCCATCAGTAAGTTCATCAGTGGTGTATTGTCCGACCAGATCAGCGCTCGCTGGCTCTTCTCCATTGGCCTCTTGGTGGTGGGGGGCATCAACGTGATCTTCTCATGGTCTTCCACTGTGACTGTGTTTTCTGCTCTGTGGTTTGTCAACGGTCTGGGCCAGGGCTTAGGCTGGCCACCATGTGGGAAGGTGCTGCGCAAG TGGTTTGAGCCGTCTCAGTTTGGGACATGGTGGGCAGTGCTGTCCTGCAGCATGAACCTGGCCGGTGGATTGGGTCCTCTCCTGGCTATGGTATTGCTTCAGTACTACGACTGGAGGACTATCCTGTCCATGTCAGGCATCATCTGTGCATCCTTTTCTGTCATCTGCCTGGTGTTTATAAAGAACGAACCCAAAGACGTGGGCCTGCCCAGCATTGAGGCCTCAGCCAAGAAAGGAG TAGCCAACTGTGACAGTACTCTGAGTGAGTTCCTGCTGTCTCCATACCTGTGGGTGCTGTCCCTAGGCTACCTGGTAGTGTTCGGGGTGAAGACGGCATGCACTGACTGGGGCCAGCTCTATCTCATTCAGGATAAGGGCCAGACTGTCCTCATAg GCAGTTCCTACATGAGTGCCTTGGAGGTTGGAGGTCTGGTGGGCAGCCTCGCAGCTGGCTTCCTGTCTGACAGGGCTGTTGCTAGG CAAGGTTTGGGTACCCATGGTAACCCTCGccatgtcctcctcctctccatgatggcTGGCATGTTTTTGTCCCTATACCTGTTCCGTGTCACTATCACAGCTGAGGCCCTAAAG GAAGCTCCCGTCTGGGTAGTGGcccttcatcctctctctgtccttattGGCCTGTCAGAGAAAGAG ATCTGGATACTTTCCCTGGGTGCTATGTTTGGATTCTCCTCTTATGGACCCATTGCATTGTTTGGTGTGATAGCCAATGAAAGTGCTCCAGCAAACTATTGTGGGTCCTCCCATGCCATCGTAGCTCTCATGGCCAATG TTGGGGCTTTCTTTGCGGGACTCCCCTTCAGCACCATCGCTAAATACTACAGCTGGGACATGGCCTTCTGGGTAGCTGAAGTGACCATTGCCGTGACGACAGTCATCTTCTTTCTGTTCCGTAACATTCGCACCAAAATGGGCCACATCCCCCAGAAAATGGATTGA